A region of the Ostrinia nubilalis chromosome 21, ilOstNubi1.1, whole genome shotgun sequence genome:
TGTGACTTTATCAACAATGTCTTTTGGTGCTGGCCCCACTCCCAACACAGTGACGGAGTTGGCTGCTATTTGTGTCCTTCCCGCGTCTCTAATCATTGAAGTAATCAGTCCCATCTTCTTTGCATTCTCCGCTATTTGCATAACTTCATCTAACGAATCGGTTTTTAGTGCTATTTTCGCTTGACCCGTGCGCTGCCAACATCTAAGTCCCGCTGGATCCTTCCTCTGTGCCTTCTCAAAGACTCCAACTGCTGCATGACCACATTGAGCTGCTATTTTGCCTTTC
Encoded here:
- the LOC135082526 gene encoding peptidyl-tRNA hydrolase 2, mitochondrial-like, which codes for MDIPFSFLTGLGCGLCIGISLFALKKYFGSATETAKAVKMFASNSEYKVVLVVRTDLNMSKGKIAAQCGHAAVGVFEKAQRKDPAGLRCWQRTGQAKIALKTDSLDEVMQIAENAKKMGLITSMIRDAGRTQIAANSVTVLGVGPAPKDIVDKVTGHLKLL